Below is a window of Malus domestica chromosome 13, GDT2T_hap1 DNA.
ATCAGTGCTGAAAAAATCCAAGTGTGTTTGAGTTCAATATTTAATATCGGAATCTCGTGCTCTGATGAATCCCCGAGAGACCGAAAGGATATGAGTGATGTTGTAACTGAGATGCAATCCATCAGGGACCTTCTGTCCTCGGCctgaagcttttgtgatgaCCCCAAATGATATCAATGATGTTGTAATTGACAGTTGAAGTGTGAGTAAATGAGGTATTTTTTACATTTCAATTTGTTCATTTGTGCATTAATGTGCATCTTGGCATCTAGGTTtgtctcacttttttttttccctaactTTGTGGTGTTGCTCAACTTGTTTTGCAGGTTTAGACCTTTAGGTTTGGTTTTAGAGGAGTTAGGTTTCATGTCCCCCCACTTTTCTTTGTATCTCTCTTGTTTTCGTTTCTAGAAGGGTACGGTTTATGTCCCTCATTTTTTTTCGTGTATTGTTTTTGTTATCTCTATTTTATGAGGCGTAAGGTTTATGTCCCGCCCTGACTATGTGTAACTTCTTTTTtcgttatcaataaaatttcCCTCGTACCGTCGAGGtttcccaaaaaagaaaaaaaaaagtgtaactTCTTTATATTGTGTTATTgccactatttttttttcctttccttttctttttcacagCTAGAAAATATAGTCCTGGCCTGCACTCCTGGAGATTTTCCTTACAACATTTCAAACAGCCTTGCCAAGAAATGTTGTTAAATTAAAGCTAATAAGTCCACCCAATTACTCAgctataagttcataacaaggATCAATGGTGGTGCTTTGTTTTTTTCTGATAatattttggatgtgattttatgTCAACCTTTAAAGCTCAGCTCAGGCTTCAGGAGGAGTTACTGAGAAAATAGCAGTAACTCTTCCTTAATTACTTTTCTCCTGCATTTTTGTTCTTAAAAGAAAATGGCGGATTCTTGAGCTGAATCCCACACCCCCATTTCAACAGATTAGCAAATTTCCACAACCGAATTCCCAACTGCACGAATACGTTCTTACGTCCAGATAACCCTGCATTTCAATTTGAACTCACCTAGCAGGCTATCACATTTGAAAGTAGGAAAAGCCTATGCCCACACTACTAGTCATTAATCAGAATAATGGTATAAGTTTATACAAGCTTCATATTTTATTTGATTAAGTGTAAACAATCAAATATGGAACTTCAATAACTTTGGCCTTTGCCACACATCTATTCATTTCCAAATAAGGAGCTGCTTTTCACATGCACGTTGTGTTGTTGTGGTTATCTTAAGACAGCTTTGACCCTGCAAACTCAATGTTCAACTCCTGCTGCTGATATCTGTGATCATGCTCCCCATGTCCATGATGACCCTACATTATCCATGGAAAATCAACAGTTATTTCCTGTTTAATATTCTTTTCGCAAACCTTTTCCGTCAGATCAGTGCATGTTATGAAGAAGACTTAacaaaactaacaagcaaaCTTTCTTAAGAATATCTATGCAGGAAAACATCAAACATATCTGCAACTCATTGGAAAATTGTTGAAGTTTAAGTACGATACCAGTGCGTTGACAATAGAAAATACATAGAAACTCTACAAATTATTCACAAACGCTTTAGTAGCTCGAAAGGTTGATTAACGGCCAGGCAAGAAAACTGGCTCCTCATTGCAGGAGGAGACAGCTAATGTAAGATACATGAGCTTGCATTGTCTTTTGAGATTTCTACTCTCTTGGACAATATATAAACTGAAACAGGGGAGTCATAATATTTCGTTAGTATCAGTGCCAATGGGCATGGCATGCTTCTCATGACAACTCACGTTTGCAGCGAATTTGCAGCTATGCTCAGTTTACACCAACACACTGTGTTTGAATCAATGTATATAGGATTCCAATAACAAATGGATCTTCATTGCAACTGCATTACGTAGGGTGACTTACACTCACTAGTCACGGCCTGAGCAAACCAATCCCACAATAACATATCCCAGTTTTCGGGGATCAAGGAAGGGGTAGCATTCTAAAAGAACTGACAAAAGCAACAGAGATTACCATTTTGTTTGGCAAGAGAGACCTCACAGGGTGATcaactgaaaaaaaaacttctatATTTCTTCAATGTGGCTTTGCAATAGAGGGACCTGCTGTTTGATTGATGCCAGGCTCTCTTCCCCTGCATCCTCATCCATCTTCTCTTCGTTGGCTTTGCCCCACATCACAGAATAAAATCCAATGACAATAACAATTGCCCCTATCAAACTGCAGCATTTAGCAAATGTAAATTGAGAAGCTAAATTATGTCCTTTTTGCAATTTTCAACACAAACAAAATTGGTGCCTCTCAATCGACAACATATTGATAAGGTAGTTACAGGGAATAAAGATTGAAACCCTACCTCCCAAGGTAGAAAGTATCCCCTAAGAAGGTAACACCAATGAAAACTGTAACGATAATCCCCAAAGGCTTGAACATAGCTACGAAAACAGGCCCTGTCCTTCTAAGGCACCAAGTAGATACACCAACCTGGAATGCTGAGCCAAACACTGCCTGCAATAGTATAACTTAGCAACTTAGGTTcatgtgttggaaaatattacaTCCGATAGGTATATCAGGGCTGTGTTTAGTTATCTAATTACCGAGTATAGAACAGCGATCCACCTGATTTTAGGAGTTAATTCCCACGAACGCAGGTCTCTTTCTAAAATTGAAGAGACTACTACAGATTGAATAGCAACAAAGAAGCAATAATAAAAGACCATGATCAGCTCGGCGCGGTATTTCTTTAGGACTGATGCCTGAAACACAGAAAAACGgaataggaagcagtcttagTTTCTAACCAAATTCCACCCCTTCATGAGCGTTTAAGTAAATTTTACAGATTTCACCTGTACGATAATCCAAGCTGAGGCCAACACACAATTAGCCGCTACACACACTCCTCCAAGTACCCAGTTTGACCGTTCTGAGATAAGTTGTTTATGAGACAACACATCAGTCATAACACTTGAGGATGTCTTCAGAATTGGGGGTCCCTTGTAAAGAGTCACAATGAAAGCCCCTGAAATTGAAACTATTGTTCCCACTGTTTTGGCTAGGCTACTGAAGCTTCTCATGTCAATTCTTTCCATTCTGAAATCATCCAGTTCATCGAATTTAGAAATCGGTGACAGTGTAAGATTACCAGTCTACCACTGTCTAAGAATTTTATTGTATCTTTAAGGAGAGAAAGCTCATCAGCTGAAATTCTCATTGGAAACAAACAAGATAATCAAATATTTACACTGGCTCTTCTACAAATACCTCTAAGAACAGAAGAGCTACACATTACTAAGGTAAGGACTTACTAACAAAATAAGACAATTGTGATAAATTAGACTTcagaataaagaaaagaaaaacaaggatTTTGAGGTCAGCTGGTCAAAGCAGTGTGCCCTCCCCACTTGCACCTGAGCTCGAATTCCCCTCCCCATGGATTATCTTTAGAGTAGTTTAAAATATCGTCTTGTCTAAAGGAAAAACCAGGGTGATCACAATTTGCAGTGTGAGTAAAAAGAGGAGGGCATAACCTGAAGATAACTGCAAGTACAAAGGTAAAAGCTGGAATGAGGTTGAGCATAGCTGTACTCAGAGTAGGAGAACTAAAATTAATCCCAGCATACCCAAGAAACTGcgccatgaatctgcaaaacccTAATATCAAATTATCAATCAAACCCATTAAACAAAATCCCACTAATCACACActcacaaacaaaataaaaatgcaaccTTCAGTAATTTCTAACATGGGGATTTCATCAAACAGATGAAATTATTAACTTACCCAATTAAACCAAGCAAGAAGAACCATCCGATTATCGAGATAGTGAGAGGAGGACGCTCAGATCTAACAAACACACCACAGTGAAAAATCAAATCTTTGGTTTCTAGGTAGTTGAGAAACAGTGAGATTATTTGATTACCTTTGTGATCAAAGTAAAAAACCCGAGTGAAAAACTACATCTTTGGCTTCTGGGTAGTTGAGTAAGAGTGAAATTTAAGTAATTACCTGTGGAAGACTAGAGAAATTGGGAGGAGAATGAGGGCGGCGAGTGCGTTGGAGTAGCAGAGGAAGATGAGGTTGCTCATGCCATTGGACATGGCTATTTTGCTTATTATAATTAGCCCAGCTTGTGCACACTCAGCCAACACCATCCCAACAATGGGCAGTGCTGCGATCCTTCCCATAACTCtgcttttttcttcaatttcagaACCAAAATTTCTCACAGGAAGATGCAGACATGGAGTTCGCAGAAGGCGAGTCTAGTGGGAGTCAATCAAATAatatggagggtgaagacaaACTCTAATTAGAATTTGATTGTTTAAGCACCCAATTGCATGGTCATGGTGGCGTAGTCAAGTCAAGTGGGTGGGAAGCCGTCGAAAACGTGAAACGATTCTTTTATTCACAATCTGGTTAGGTTCATTATGAATCTAGCCGAAACatcgtttgttttttttgtttagattaaagaaattattatttatttaaaaaaacgatattatctatacaataggctagtaataatatggttcaaattcacatttgacgagaatcgaatgtaagacttctcacttataagtaaaaatGAATATCACTAGATTATAGTACTAAATGGTAGATAAAAGAAATTAGTTTAAATGGGAAGAATCAAATTTACGAGC
It encodes the following:
- the LOC103451938 gene encoding WAT1-related protein At5g40240-like, translated to MGRIAALPIVGMVLAECAQAGLIIISKIAMSNGMSNLIFLCYSNALAALILLPISLVFHRSERPPLTISIIGWFFLLGLIGFMAQFLGYAGINFSSPTLSTAMLNLIPAFTFVLAVIFRMERIDMRSFSSLAKTVGTIVSISGAFIVTLYKGPPILKTSSSVMTDVLSHKQLISERSNWVLGGVCVAANCVLASAWIIVQASVLKKYRAELIMVFYYCFFVAIQSVVVSSILERDLRSWELTPKIRWIAVLYSAVFGSAFQVGVSTWCLRRTGPVFVAMFKPLGIIVTVFIGVTFLGDTFYLGSLIGAIVIVIGFYSVMWGKANEEKMDEDAGEESLASIKQQVPLLQSHIEEI